One Streptosporangium becharense genomic window, AGGGCTGCCGCTGCCCGGCGCCGCCGTAGCCGGACCGGGCGAGGTCCTCGTAGGCGAAGGCCAGCACGTCGCCGGCGACCGCCGAGGGGTAGAGGCGGTCCAGCACCGCCTGGTCCAGCCGGGTGGTCACGACGCCCGACGCGTCGGCGGCGACCACGGAGAAGTCCTCGTCGTTCCAGCCGTCACCCCCGGTCCGCACCTTGGCGGGGTTGCGGTTCATCAGCTCGTGGTGCCGGCCGCTGTAGACGTCCCAGTGCCACTGGGTGGAGGAGAGCACGTCTCCCCCCGCGGCGGGGTTCTGCCACCAGCTCTTCCCGGGGATCCCGGAGTCCATGGCCTGGTACATGGCCCGCACCATCCACGGCGTGCGGTCGCTGCCGTTGCCGGACAGCTTGTAGCCGAACTCCGAGACGAAGGGTGCGGTGGCCAGCGAGCGGGCCCGGTCGCGGATCTCGTTCATCGCCGCGTCGTACACCCCGTCGGAGGCCGGTGACAGGTCGAGCGTCATGCGGGCGCCGTCGTAGAAGTGGCTGTTGAAGACGTACCGGGTGCCGAGAGCGCCGACCGTGGCGAGCCCGCCCTCCTCGAAGAAGCCGGTGTTCCAGAAGGCGAGGGGCTCGACGAAGGCGGGCTTGGCCGCCCACCCGGCGGTGTCCATGGCGGCGCGGAAGCGCTGATAGAAGGGCAGCAGGTAGGTCTTCTCCCACTCCAGGCCGCTCTTTCCGGAAAGACCCCCGTCGAAGGGTTCGTTGAAGGGGTCGAACCCGATGACGGAGGCGAACTCCTGGTCCGACAGCCGCTGCCTGATATGGGTCATGGCGGCCGTCGCCTGCCGCAGGAAGGCCTCCTGGACGCCGATCTCGCCCGCGGAGGTGCTGACGCGCCGGTCTCGCCAGAAGTCGTAGGCGGCCCGGCGGACCGCCTCGTTGGTCTGCATGTTCTGCCCCCACAGGAAACAGATGCCGCAGGACTCCTTGGGGTAGTTCCCGGCCTTGATCACCCATTCCGGCGCGCCGTCACCGGTGTACCAGCTGCCCTGGTCGAACAGGTACGAGGAGTACAGGTCCTGGTGGTAGTCGATCAGGACGCGGATTCCCCGGCCGGTGAACGCGCGGATCTGCTCGACCGCCCTGTCGAGGTAGGCGTGGTCGATGGTGGAGGGGGAGGGCTGCACACCCTCCCAGGTGATGAGGAAGCGGATCACGTTCGCGCCGGTGAGGTCGCGCATGGCCTGGGCCGAGCGCGCGGCGTCGGCGGTGCTGCGGAACGGCAGCAACGAGTTCTCATACAGC contains:
- a CDS encoding cellulase family glycosylhydrolase yields the protein MRAAPSRAARLAASALASALAFTLMTGNAPDPAAAAAPVAQTPLTVAAQTSLAVAAKRQGWVFRDGDGREVTLRGFNVSGSAKLYENSLLPFRSTADAARSAQAMRDLTGANVIRFLITWEGVQPSPSTIDHAYLDRAVEQIRAFTGRGIRVLIDYHQDLYSSYLFDQGSWYTGDGAPEWVIKAGNYPKESCGICFLWGQNMQTNEAVRRAAYDFWRDRRVSTSAGEIGVQEAFLRQATAAMTHIRQRLSDQEFASVIGFDPFNEPFDGGLSGKSGLEWEKTYLLPFYQRFRAAMDTAGWAAKPAFVEPLAFWNTGFFEEGGLATVGALGTRYVFNSHFYDGARMTLDLSPASDGVYDAAMNEIRDRARSLATAPFVSEFGYKLSGNGSDRTPWMVRAMYQAMDSGIPGKSWWQNPAAGGDVLSSTQWHWDVYSGRHHELMNRNPAKVRTGGDGWNDEDFSVVAADASGVVTTRLDQAVLDRLYPSAVAGDVLAFAYEDLARSGYGGAGQRQPWLSVPSSMPNVAALVKDRRFGVLVWREPATAPGTPTELHLPASFTSATTVVVGDVATRAGLPASGPAAIATETGSSTAHRLLLRPSGAAPGTVHTALVVGAATGPAVTPAQLSAAAAELAAWKDQRFPA